The window AACCGAAAACGCCATTTCGAGCCTGTACTATTTTATACTTACCTTTTTGCATCTCGTTTATTATTGACATCACAGAGAGGACTTagtttaattgtttctttttctaCTGATCACGCCAAGAAATGAAGGTTGTTGGAAGGATGTTGTctgttagttttttaattttaaaatatataagagatATGTATTACTTGATAGAGTTGTATTTCTATGCCtatgtatttttgtttgtatatattCCTATTTTAGGTACCTCTTGGCTCTTGATTCTTTGTTCTTAGTTACACCTTAACAGAATAGAAACGAAGTTAAGATAGCAACAGGCTGTATAAGGTTGTTTCATTAAACATGTTACCAGGAGGTGTGTGTGTGTTATTCTTAAATTCAAGCCCTTAGGATTCGAAACTACGTAACATCAATAATACAGTAATTTTCttggactataaattatatacTTGTATAAGAAAATTTTGTGCAACCGTTACGACCTATATGCATGCTGTTGatagattttgataaaaaaattgactcatTTTATAATCAGTGCACTAGGTCAGAGTAACGGCTTCACGGGTGTAGAAATTTGATTTTCGCACATGCTGTAGACCTGTAGTATTTTTTGTTGTACAACTATCCATTTAGTTTTAATCCAATTCATATTTGTAAGAATAGTTTACCTCCTTGGTTTTAGATACCTTAATTCATGGCTTAAAGCATGGCCGTTAGGTGGCGCAACAGAATAAACTGTGTCGAATTAAGTGTTTGTGACGCCATCTAACAGTCCTGCTTTAAAGTGAATTAAAGTAATACAAATTGATCAATCCAGGTCACGTGACATTTGACAGGCGGCCATGTTAGCTGAGGGGCAAACaattattttcatttccatTGTGTTCTTATGTGCTTCATGTGATTTTGTTCTGCTTCTTTGTGCTTTTTTGGGTGTTCgaactttgttttttagttaaaaacgttgtaatttctaaaaatgtttaacagaGGATATTATGAAACCCTAACTGGGGACGTAAAGCGGCGTTATGACCAGAAAATTGGgattataaacaatattgaCCCCTACCAATTGGGACCTGGTGATTGTAATATTAATGTGAGGGAGCTTCTCATTGTTACCATCATTGATTTGGTTTCCTATCTTGTGTTTACACATAGTTTTTACACTGGAGAGCAATTGAAGGCAATGAAAAGCTTGCAAGCATATAAATTTGCTGAATCTGGTGcggtgttaaatattttagccaATCATGTAAATGAAGAAACTTATGTTGTAGTTGGCAAGGTAAGTTaagaacattatttaatttttgtacaatatttttatgGCTTATGTTATTACAGGTTAGACACTCACAACGTTTCCGAGTAAAGCCCCTTGAGACTTGGATAATTTTGCTGCAAGATGGAAGTGTTTCAAGTGCGCACTGCACAGTCATATAGCAacagttcttttttatttgcacATGAGACCGAGCACACCCTATGAATCTCTAATTTTATGTACAGAGCGCCTAGCAGTTTGGGTACcactaataaaaaatgttgatataACTACACTTAGTGAAATGAGTTGGTCACATAAAGAAGCTGGTCCCTCTTATCTACTGAGGCaaagaaatatttcaatgaCTGTGGAAGAATCAGAAACTTTTCTAAGGAAACTGAAAATAGGAAACGAATCTCCAGCAATTTGCCGCCTCATTGAACCTTTTGCTTCAGAAATCGAAAAGGAGGAGTTTAATAAAGTCCCTGATCTACCAATTGCCTATGGGTCATGGTACGATGAGGGTTTAagaacttattaattatttggtaTTACAGagttacataaatttattaatgcaCTACATATAACAATTATTTCATCAACAGCAGATTTTTTTGACAACATACTTACTGGAATACTCtgttggaaaattttaaattttttctttaataaacctATTATCCTTTCAACATGTATTCTCACAGTGGCAATATTTCTAGTGCTTTCTAGGTCTTTTGGATGAAGCTGACTTTTTCCTTTAGTAAATGCCGGCATTGCCAGTTTGGCTCCTAAAATTTTTACAGAGTCTTCTACTAAAAATCCCCTATCTGCCAAAATGACATCCGCtggtgaaattaaatttaaaaaatctgaaatttctGCTAAATATTTATCACTTGTTCTCCCTCCCCAAGCTTTTGATATATAAGCTATTGTACCTTGGGGAGTGATtccaattaaaaactttatggTTTGGTGATGTTTATAATTTGACCAACACTGTGAGGCGTTTAATACATTAGATGGAGTCTCTATAAAAACCTCAAAACAGTCGATTATTATGACTACTGTGTCATTAAATGCCTCTTTAAAACAAGCAGGAACATTTCTGAGTAACTGGTCTCGAGATGGCCCCAAAACAAAATGTTTCAGTCTTAAGTATAAGATACTTAAAGTACTTAAGAAGGTCTCTGAAACAGTTGTTCAATCGATATGACATATACTTAAAGGgtaaatttaatctaaatttCATTAATGTGAGCAGCAACTGTTGGAAAGGTGACAATGCTTTTTTCACAGATAAGAATGGCTTAATATCTtcatataatgtaaaaaatatattgcagcTAAGACcggtaaaatataaacatttagagccattatttttaaatgaatcttCATTTAAATCACAGCTTTCAAGCCTTTGTTTTAGCTTGTATATTTGACTATTGCAAAACTTAAGATCTGCAAAAAGTTTACACAAATTGTCAATTAATAGGTCAGTTTGCACTGCAATACTAGTTTGTGTTTCACTAACTTTTGTAGCCGCAATTTCTTCATTCATGTTCTCCATTTGGGTGTTACTGCAGCTGGGAGTATTGACATTTTCTGGATTGATACCTGGGTCGATTCCTGTCTTGCTTTCCTCTGCATTTATCTAAAAAGAGCATGCATATATTTTAATCAGATTACAAAGTCAgtttaaaactctaaataaatatCAGAAACTTTTTTTCCATACCTCCAACTTAACCCTTTTTCTCCTATTTAATGCCCTGTCATGTCTCTCTACTGCTTTTTTAGTTACAGTTTTAATTGTAACATAACCCATATTTTGATTAGGTACCCAGTCGGGATTGCCTTTATCTTCCAACTCAGCGGGAGCACCTGAAAATATAATACACAAACTACCATAGCATCTCCTCCCATCACAACTTTAAGTCCAATAttctaaacttaatttaatatctttatgGCAAATTACTTCTGTGACTATGCATTATTATTTACTCACCGTTTATGAAATGCCTAGAACATATTCGAGCATTTTTTAGGAACGTGTCTGTGAAAGGGCCCCTTTTTAAAGACTTAATCCAAAGATCACGACGTTCATTTGACAAGGCATCTAATATATCTCCTCGATCTTTTAAAGCAGCGGGTATTCTAAAAAACTTTACATTGTCCCTCTCAGCTCTCATTAAACACTTTACAACTGAACAAAACGAAGGCATTTtcacaaaactttaaaaaacaaactccTATTTCTGCATTCAACAACGTTATATTTACAAATTGTGTGCCCCTCAACAAATATGGCCGCGCTGTCAATGACGTCACTCTAGAATGTTCAATTGTAAATTAAGGTATTTACTGCCCAAAAGGAAAACtatttaaacatataattaaaaaaaaaactatattaaggATTAAACAAATAGTATAGGGTATAACGTGCACACTTTTAATATAGCATTCTGCGTGTATTATTTGACACTAGCAAAAAACCTTTTCTTGCTTGTTGAAAAGTAAAAGAACTAAAACATGACaaatgaataaaatcaaaatgtcGAAGtatattataagtttttatttcagtacacttttcttatttttgttatttttttatacaaacttTAATGTTAAGCTTAGGTCcttagttaaataaattattttctttaaaagtattatGTGGGCTCAATAACTACTGCTAATTGGCTATAAATCGAATTGTATACCAGATATTaacgtaattattttaaaatgcaaattctGCTCATTTGATTATAGATTTACCAATTATGCTTGGTTAGTAAATATGCATCCTATGCAACGTCACTtaaaataaactctttttaatattatatgtattatatcTAAGAtagaaatatgtaaataattgccattttgttcaaaaatatcgctaaatattttttgaaaaatgctaaaGGCAATTTCTTAGTAAacgaaattaataatttttttcttgcttttatacatatataaaagcCTATTACATTATTCTGAAAGCAAACTTCTCCAATAAAAGAAAATCTGTTTCTAACAAAAACCACGAGCAAAAACATCAACAAcggtattaaatattaaagggACCCAAGCTCTTCTTACAGGATTCAATACAAAATTCAGACCAGTAATTTAATATATGACTGTATAAAATCGATTTATAACGCTGAAGACATTTATGGGATTAAACCAGAATcaaattatagataaaataaaCCGAACAAGGGAATGAAATGTACtgaaacttgaaaatatatatattctgaAAAAAACCCACGTGGCCCGATATTTGGTGTCATAGTCTGCATTCATTGCTAAGTCAGGTCAGTTTATTCAAGTCTTTCGTTATCCTCCAAAGGATGTAATGACACCGCTTATTTTTGATTGAGTTGTCGATTCCGTGCCTGTCTATCTTGCCTATCTTGTGTAATCCTTTTGGCGTTATGCACTCtcatatttattaagtttttttatttcatctacCCATCTAGTTGGAGATTTACGTTCTACTTTCCCGTCTATGATCAGCCGGTTCATTTTCCCCGATCTTCTTGCTATATGCTTAAGGTACTACAGATACATGCGGTTTATTTTGGTTAGTAGTCTTGTGCAACTCTCTACGCATCGACTTTTCATTTTGTTATCTTTCTCATTTCctcattttatatataatccCTTAGGCTTACCGACAGCATAGTTCTTTAGATTGCGGGTTGTGTTGTTCTTAGTCTATTTATGCTTTTAACAGTGAGAGTCATTGATTCCATACCATAAGTTAAGACTTCTATTTGATGGAATATTTGGCTTTTACATTTCCCAGTGTTGATAATTAAGAAACCAAGATAGCTTAAACATTTTACCACTTAATAGTAACCGCTTCAAATGCAAGCATGTTTAGTTTTGTTTACATAAAacaaattcttaattttatgaaaagtgaaaataaacatatttttattttaagaataaaaaccCGGTTACCGTGAGAAATCgtaaaaaatatgtcaatttttattattctcgGAAAATTTTCAGCTTCCTGGCATCGCTATGccaaagaataaattaaatgtgACATAAACGAAACGAAAAAATTCCCATAGTACAACTTTTAAATGGGATGCCAAAGCTTATACGACTTTCGAGTGAAATTTAGTGCATTAGcctttgaaaactaaaaatacgCCCGGTTACCCgcgttttataaataaaataaacgaggTGAGCATGAGGCGATGCACGAAAACAACAGGAGGAAAAGTTGAATGGCTACTTAAGGTGTTGTATATTAAACAACAACAATGTATATTTAATGTAACCACgttatttagtaaaatatttgagataataataacaatatttgttatttgtcCAACAAGTGTATACAgtgattttatatgaaaataaaaaaaaggaaaactaatacttttatactttatatttttatttctaacatTTCATAAATACGAtgtatataatttacatttatctTCAAAAGTATCACCgcggaaataaataattagggTCTAAGAGCTTGTTTTAAGGTAAcctcaaaaatataaacaaaatgtgcaaacggttttttaaaatcctgattaaattactaaaaaaacagaatattagctatttaaaagcaaaattattgATTACATTTTAGACTTTACTAGTAGGTCTGATATAAGCAAGTCAAGCACATGGCTTTTAATTATTGCAGCTGTTGTATCtgtaataataaacaaaagcaaAGAAAGCATTAAGACACCTTGTTATCTTGTTATCACCGGAGATCATAAGGCATAATGtcttctaaataataattttttctggcTAACAGTTAAAGTATTTccaaagatataaaaaaagttgcaAGGCGGCTTACTTTTCCTGAAAGATAGAAAAAAGAGCGAAATAATATTTGGCTCTGAATACTCGATCGCATGGGTAAgcttttggaatattttattgAGTCTAGCCTAAATAACGATATAACAATATGCCGTGGATAAGCTGACTGATAAAGTTTATATAGTTTCCATTAGAGATCACTATCCGCGTTATGACTGCTGCCTCTAAGGAAAAACAGGCGGAAGCCTTGGCAAATAAAAAGATCTCTTTGCTTGTTCTTCCAAacataaaaattgcttttaactTTACCCTATGGATACAGTTAATATTATCTTGCTTATTGGAGAATTTTTCTTCTTCAGTTCTTCTTAGTTCTTTTTTCAAAAGAACTAGTCCTTGGTCTTACTCTCTAGAATATACACGTTTGGCGAGTTGAATCTTAtggattgagttttaatgtattagacTTAATAGATAGAGAGAAGACAGAGAACGACTGCATCCGTAACCTCCCACCGATAGCGACGCCGATTCTCCGTACCGCTCgcaatgtgaatttaatttcggCTTGCTCGCAGTGCCAGTGATGTTTAGCGAGCGCTTGGAGGTGGGTAGGTCAGCCGCGATTCAAGTATTGGAATTTTACGCGCAcacgaaagataaaaatttatgttgttttttaacgtgctcataatcccaaatcaaaaaaacaacttGCTCAAATCTTCAAAAACCTTTggtgaaaactaaatacaatattctaaaataaaatgaaaaataactcttaaacaaaataataattctaattaaatggattatttaataaggtgTTCAAATACACCTTCTTGTTGGGCTTCACAGTATCCCAACTTATCGTAAATTTCTCTACGTACATTGGCtaacatttcaggtgtaatGTTAGCAATCTCGAAGTCGCAATTCGTCCAAATTAACGGCTCTTTCATGTCGGTGTTGGTAAAGAATTTccgtcaaatagccccataagaagtagtcgcaaggcgtcagatctgagatcgcggaggccatggtatggtacctcttgtggaaataagccgttcaggaaaagtgtttgttaaatagtcctgcacttgtctagcgttgtgagcgggacatccgtcttgttgaaaccaaatttcctcaaaattaacatccaagtttcgtacagcgggt of the Anthonomus grandis grandis chromosome 3, icAntGran1.3, whole genome shotgun sequence genome contains:
- the LOC126733833 gene encoding uncharacterized protein LOC126733833, which encodes MPSFCSVVKCLMRAERDNVKFFRIPAALKDRGDILDALSNERRDLWIKSLKRGPFTDTFLKNARICSRHFINGAPAELEDKGNPDWVPNQNMGYVTIKTVTKKAVERHDRALNRRKRVKLEINAEESKTGIDPGINPENVNTPSCSNTQMENMNEEIAATKVSETQTSIAVQTDLLIDNLCKLFADLKFCNSQIYKLKQRLESCDLNEDSFKNNGSKCLYFTGLSCNIFFTLYEDIKPFLSVKKALSPFQQLLLTLMKFRLNLPFKYMSYRLNNCFRDLLKYFKYLILKTETFCFGAISRPVTQKCSCLF